A section of the Marinitoga hydrogenitolerans DSM 16785 genome encodes:
- a CDS encoding MBL fold metallo-hydrolase, translating into MLEVIENKVLVFWFENFASNVTAVELNEEVILIDSSLYPEKFKKVIDLVQLRTKKTVKKVFLTHHHPDHSFGAIFHGEIEIILSEKTLVKLFEYDDILLKKISDESGFEFSNIQKKLAKCKFNVFRNDNLNTSSKTIISGISLGGHTEDSTIYKIYPENILVSGDIIVSGVHSELNEANIDNWIKILEELKKQDIKTIIPGHGKPGNIKLIDNQLKYLKTFKEKGKDLLLKNFDTYKYPELLLNF; encoded by the coding sequence ATGTTAGAAGTAATTGAAAATAAAGTTTTAGTATTTTGGTTTGAAAACTTTGCAAGTAACGTTACTGCTGTAGAATTAAACGAGGAAGTCATTCTAATTGATTCATCTTTATATCCTGAAAAATTTAAAAAAGTTATAGACCTTGTTCAATTAAGAACTAAAAAAACTGTAAAAAAAGTTTTTTTAACTCATCATCATCCTGATCATTCATTTGGGGCTATATTTCATGGAGAAATTGAAATTATTTTATCTGAAAAAACTTTGGTAAAATTATTTGAATACGATGATATTTTATTAAAAAAAATATCAGATGAATCAGGATTTGAATTTTCAAATATACAAAAAAAATTAGCTAAATGTAAATTCAACGTATTTAGAAATGATAATTTAAATACATCTTCGAAAACTATAATTAGCGGAATTTCTTTAGGTGGTCATACAGAAGATTCCACTATATATAAAATTTATCCAGAAAACATCTTAGTTTCTGGGGATATTATTGTTTCTGGTGTTCATTCGGAATTAAATGAAGCTAATATTGATAATTGGATAAAGATTTTAGAAGAACTAAAAAAACAGGATATAAAAACAATAATACCAGGTCATGGAAAACCCGGCAATATAAAACTTATTGACAATCAATTAAAATATCTTAAAACTTTTAAAGAAAAAGGGAAAGATTTATTATTGAAAAATTTTGATACATATAAATATCCTGAATTACTTTTGAATTTCTAA